From one Pontibacillus sp. HMF3514 genomic stretch:
- the cccB gene encoding cytochrome c551 → MKKQLLAVLFGSALVLGACGGGGDNGADDATENGGEDQTEEQTGDNGDTGDGGGETAGGVNASEAKKYFKQSCAGCHGADLSGNNGPNLQTIGSKYGKDEILNIIKNGKGSMPGNMASGKEAETIAAWLATKK, encoded by the coding sequence ATGAAAAAGCAATTATTAGCCGTATTGTTTGGTTCTGCTCTTGTACTTGGCGCATGTGGCGGCGGTGGGGATAACGGTGCCGATGACGCTACTGAAAATGGCGGAGAAGATCAAACAGAAGAACAAACTGGAGACAATGGTGACACAGGTGATGGCGGCGGCGAAACAGCTGGCGGTGTGAATGCTTCTGAAGCGAAAAAGTACTTCAAGCAAAGCTGTGCAGGTTGTCACGGTGCAGATCTATCCGGAAACAATGGTCCGAACCTTCAAACGATCGGTTCCAAGTATGGTAAGGATGAGATCTTAAACATTATCAAAAATGGTAAGGGTTCAATGCCTGGCAACATGGCTTCAGGTAAAGAAGCAGAAACAATTGCTGCTTGGTTAGCTACTAAGAAATAA
- a CDS encoding flavodoxin — protein MANILIAFASMSGNTEEVADHLKDELEKQDHKVTLEEMDELNPTDLQDYDAVLLGSYTWGDGDLPYEVEEFYEEMEDVDLTGVPAAAFGSGDTNYPKFCEAVHTFEERLQECGAKVLQDGFKIEMALNTDEDYERCTAFAIEFSSKLIELRRVSA, from the coding sequence ATGGCAAACATTTTAATTGCATTTGCTAGCATGTCTGGAAACACCGAGGAAGTCGCTGATCACCTCAAAGATGAGCTCGAAAAACAAGATCACAAGGTGACATTAGAAGAAATGGATGAACTCAATCCAACTGATTTACAAGATTATGACGCAGTCCTTCTGGGCTCCTATACATGGGGCGATGGTGACCTACCTTATGAAGTAGAAGAATTTTATGAGGAAATGGAAGATGTGGACTTAACAGGTGTACCAGCTGCTGCATTTGGTTCAGGAGATACAAACTATCCAAAGTTTTGTGAGGCGGTACATACCTTTGAAGAAAGATTACAAGAATGTGGTGCTAAGGTTTTACAGGATGGTTTTAAAATTGAAATGGCTCTGAACACCGATGAGGATTATGAACGATGCACAGCTTTTGCTATTGAGTTCTCCTCCAAGTTAATAGAGCTAAGACGTGTATCTGCATAA
- the prfB gene encoding peptide chain release factor 2 (programmed frameshift) has translation MELIDIRHDLDNMATRLADFRGSLDLDTKKARIAELEEQMSDPAFWDDQENAQKVINEVNGLKELVHTLERHEETHENLEVSYELVKEEGDEELHAELEGEVKQLAEDLNSFELQMLLSEPYDKHNAILELHPGAGGTESQDWASMLLRMYTRWAEEKGFKVETMDYLPGDEAGVKSVTLNIQGHNAYGYLKAEKGVHRLVRISPFDSSGRRHTSFASCEVMPEFNDEVEIEVRNEDLKIDTYRASGAGGQHVNTTDSAVRITHTPTKTVVTCQSERSQIKNREQAMKMLKSKLYQLEIERQQQELDEIRGEQKEIGWGSQIRSYVFHPYSMVKDHRTNVEIGNVQSVMDGDINPFINAFLRSKMN, from the exons ATGGAATTAATTGATATCCGACATGATTTAGATAATATGGCTACTCGATTAGCGGACTTCAGGGGGTCTCTT GACCTCGATACCAAGAAAGCTCGTATTGCTGAGCTAGAGGAACAAATGAGTGACCCAGCTTTTTGGGATGATCAAGAAAACGCTCAAAAAGTCATTAATGAAGTGAACGGCCTAAAAGAGCTTGTTCATACATTAGAGCGTCATGAAGAAACACATGAAAACCTAGAAGTATCCTATGAGCTTGTAAAAGAAGAGGGCGATGAAGAGCTTCATGCAGAGCTTGAAGGAGAAGTTAAACAACTAGCTGAGGACTTGAATTCATTTGAGTTACAGATGCTATTAAGTGAACCTTATGATAAACACAACGCAATCCTTGAACTTCACCCAGGTGCTGGTGGTACTGAGTCACAAGACTGGGCCAGCATGCTTCTTCGTATGTACACGCGTTGGGCTGAGGAAAAAGGCTTCAAAGTAGAAACGATGGATTATCTCCCAGGTGACGAAGCAGGGGTTAAAAGTGTTACGTTGAACATTCAAGGTCATAATGCCTATGGCTACTTGAAAGCTGAAAAAGGTGTTCACCGTCTAGTACGAATCTCACCGTTTGATTCATCCGGACGCCGTCACACATCTTTTGCATCATGTGAAGTCATGCCTGAATTCAACGATGAAGTTGAAATTGAAGTGCGGAACGAAGACTTAAAAATTGATACGTACCGAGCGAGTGGTGCAGGTGGACAGCACGTCAACACAACAGACTCTGCCGTCCGTATCACACACACACCAACTAAAACCGTCGTAACCTGTCAGTCCGAACGTTCCCAAATCAAAAACCGCGAACAAGCGATGAAAATGTTAAAGTCAAAACTTTATCAACTAGAAATCGAACGCCAACAACAAGAACTTGACGAGATCCGCGGTGAGCAAAAAGAAATCGGATGGGGAAGCCAAATCCGTTCTTACGTCTTCCACCCATATTCTATGGTAAAAGACCACCGTACAAATGTAGAAATCGGTAACGTCCAAAGCGTCATGGATGGAGACATCAATCCATTTATTAATGCGTTCTTGCGTTCGAAGATGAATTAA
- the ftsE gene encoding cell division ATP-binding protein FtsE produces the protein MIEMKDVYKTYPNGVTALNGINLSINQGEFVYVVGPSGAGKSTLISMMFREEKPTKGSIAINGINLDKLKERKVPHLRRDIGVVFQDFKLLPRLTVYENIAFALEVIEESPKNIRRRVMEVLDLVKLKNKARHIPDELSGGEQQRVSIARAIVNRPKMMIADEPTGNLDPETSWEIMRIFEEINARGTTIIMATHSKEIVNTIKKRVIAVENGRIFRDEERGEYGYEV, from the coding sequence ATGATTGAGATGAAGGACGTGTACAAAACTTACCCCAACGGTGTGACCGCCTTAAATGGGATCAATCTCTCCATTAATCAAGGAGAGTTTGTGTATGTCGTTGGACCAAGTGGTGCAGGAAAATCCACATTAATTAGTATGATGTTTCGTGAAGAAAAGCCAACCAAAGGCTCTATTGCTATTAATGGCATTAATTTAGATAAATTAAAAGAGCGAAAAGTCCCGCATCTTCGCCGTGATATTGGTGTTGTATTCCAGGATTTTAAGCTTTTACCAAGGCTTACAGTCTATGAAAATATTGCTTTTGCGTTAGAAGTAATAGAGGAGTCTCCGAAAAACATTCGTCGTCGTGTAATGGAAGTGCTTGATCTAGTTAAGCTGAAAAATAAGGCTAGGCATATTCCGGACGAGCTTTCTGGTGGAGAACAGCAGAGGGTATCGATTGCACGTGCGATTGTAAATCGGCCAAAAATGATGATTGCTGATGAACCAACAGGTAACCTTGATCCCGAGACTTCTTGGGAGATTATGAGAATATTTGAAGAGATTAACGCTAGAGGAACTACCATCATCATGGCTACACACAGCAAAGAGATTGTTAATACCATTAAAAAGCGTGTTATCGCAGTAGAAAATGGTCGTATATTCCGTGATGAAGAACGAGGTGAATACGGCTATGAAGTTTAG
- a CDS encoding nuclease-related domain-containing protein, translating to MNAKKRIVPLIILQLEALLRRLSLLHPKRKQIEDDLGIMWSGYNGEVLLDYDLRFLPYRSYQILHDVRLQVFGKCFQIDTLVLSPYAAFIVEAKNYAGTIFFDEESETFIQLVRGKKKTMKDPLIQVTRQQKQLEEWLRHNAGIHSYPVIPMVAICNPSTIVTPPKNHSQIWPIMNSIHTVDQIQKNNDLYKNRKPVDIELIKNKIISADTPLEQDLLKKYSINPSDVKLGVYCPGCGNLPMNYIRRRWECSECGYRSSIAHIKALADYFLLFKNTITNRECRILLGCSERSAYHFLVKLGLRYSGDTSARKYHAPENMRDFLSFVKSSK from the coding sequence TTGAATGCGAAAAAAAGAATAGTCCCTTTAATCATTCTTCAGTTAGAAGCTCTCTTAAGAAGGTTAAGCCTCCTCCACCCAAAAAGGAAGCAGATTGAAGATGATTTAGGTATTATGTGGTCTGGTTACAATGGAGAAGTATTACTCGATTATGACCTTCGCTTTTTACCCTATCGATCCTACCAAATTCTCCACGATGTCCGCCTCCAAGTCTTCGGGAAATGCTTTCAAATCGACACCCTCGTCTTATCTCCATACGCAGCTTTTATTGTAGAGGCTAAAAACTACGCTGGAACGATCTTTTTTGATGAAGAAAGTGAGACCTTTATACAGCTAGTAAGAGGTAAAAAGAAAACAATGAAAGATCCATTAATACAAGTAACACGCCAACAAAAACAGCTAGAAGAATGGCTTCGTCATAATGCCGGCATTCATAGTTACCCGGTTATTCCAATGGTCGCTATCTGTAATCCCTCTACCATTGTTACCCCACCTAAAAATCATTCTCAAATATGGCCCATAATGAACTCTATCCATACAGTTGACCAAATCCAAAAAAATAACGACCTGTATAAAAATCGAAAACCAGTAGATATAGAGTTAATTAAAAATAAAATCATTTCAGCAGATACTCCTTTAGAACAAGATCTATTGAAAAAATATTCAATCAACCCTTCTGATGTTAAGTTGGGCGTTTACTGTCCTGGGTGTGGTAATCTCCCTATGAATTATATTAGAAGGCGCTGGGAGTGCTCAGAGTGTGGATATCGGTCAAGTATAGCCCACATTAAAGCTTTGGCAGATTACTTTTTGTTATTTAAAAATACGATCACGAATCGTGAATGCAGAATCTTATTAGGGTGTTCAGAAAGATCAGCCTATCATTTTCTAGTCAAATTAGGACTTCGGTATTCGGGTGATACTAGTGCACGAAAGTATCATGCGCCTGAAAATATGAGAGATTTTCTCTCATTCGTAAAAAGTAGCAAATGA
- a CDS encoding murein hydrolase activator EnvC — protein MKRLIGVLFVFTLVFSVTLVSTSEKALANTTLEDIKKEIEALKKKNKSLNNQADQTKKSKSQTQSEINANRAEQRRINNLIEKLDRKVEETNAKIRQKEQEITKTKEEIKKTEQEIAQLKKEIEELKKRIAKREELLKDRLRNLQKNGGEISYLEVLLGAKNFGDFLNRATAVTKIMDQDKVIMEKHQAEKKSLEEKKKQVEQKKQELEKRKANLEQQKADLVQLRKDLGAQKAAKQELMQQLKVEEKELKKKKMELSEQEAILKRQQSTIQKEIERAKRRAEEKKRQMSQKKNSSSSTPSNSGGFIRPANGPLTSGYGPRWGSMHSGIDIGKYGGSTPIRAAAAGTVLRSYYSSSYGNVVYLTHYVNGQLYTTVYAHMQNREVSNGQSVKQGQRLGYMGSTGHSTGPHLHFELHKGPWNYSKSNAVNPAKYINF, from the coding sequence ATGAAAAGGCTGATTGGTGTATTATTTGTGTTCACACTCGTATTTTCAGTAACGTTAGTTTCAACTTCAGAAAAAGCCCTGGCAAACACCACACTAGAAGATATTAAAAAAGAAATTGAAGCACTGAAAAAGAAAAATAAATCTTTAAATAACCAAGCGGATCAAACAAAAAAGAGTAAAAGCCAAACACAATCTGAAATTAACGCAAACCGTGCAGAACAAAGACGAATCAACAATTTAATCGAAAAACTCGACAGAAAAGTGGAAGAAACAAACGCTAAGATTCGTCAAAAAGAACAAGAAATTACGAAAACAAAAGAAGAAATCAAGAAAACAGAACAAGAGATTGCTCAATTAAAGAAAGAAATTGAGGAATTAAAAAAGCGAATTGCAAAACGTGAAGAACTACTCAAAGATCGTCTCAGAAACCTTCAGAAAAATGGTGGAGAGATCAGTTATCTAGAAGTTCTTCTAGGTGCGAAAAACTTCGGAGACTTTTTGAACCGTGCTACAGCCGTGACGAAAATCATGGACCAAGATAAAGTAATTATGGAAAAGCACCAGGCTGAGAAAAAGTCACTTGAAGAGAAAAAGAAGCAAGTAGAACAAAAGAAACAAGAACTAGAAAAGCGTAAAGCAAATCTTGAACAACAGAAAGCGGATCTTGTTCAGCTTCGTAAAGATCTAGGTGCACAAAAAGCGGCAAAGCAAGAATTAATGCAACAGCTTAAAGTGGAAGAAAAAGAACTGAAGAAGAAGAAGATGGAGCTTTCTGAACAAGAGGCAATTCTAAAGCGTCAACAATCAACAATCCAAAAAGAGATTGAACGGGCTAAACGTCGAGCAGAAGAGAAGAAGCGTCAAATGTCACAAAAGAAAAACTCTTCTTCCTCAACGCCTTCTAATTCAGGAGGATTTATTCGACCAGCTAATGGACCATTAACTTCTGGATATGGTCCACGTTGGGGTTCCATGCACTCTGGCATTGATATTGGTAAGTATGGAGGATCTACACCAATTAGAGCTGCCGCAGCTGGTACTGTATTAAGATCCTATTATTCTTCTAGCTACGGAAATGTAGTGTATTTAACTCACTATGTTAATGGACAGCTTTATACAACCGTTTATGCTCACATGCAAAACCGTGAAGTATCCAATGGACAATCTGTTAAGCAAGGCCAACGTTTAGGTTATATGGGCTCAACAGGTCATTCTACTGGACCTCACTTACACTTTGAGCTTCACAAAGGGCCATGGAATTATAGTAAGAGTAATGCTGTAAATCCAGCTAAATATATCAACTTCTAA
- a CDS encoding peroxidase-related enzyme (This protein belongs to a clade of uncharacterized proteins related to peroxidases such as the alkylhydroperoxidase AhpD.): MESRIEMIEYEESEGKLRELYDKFNGKMANILKVHSLNPKSLEAHLEYYKVIMFGKSPLKRSTREMIATVVSSKNDCFYUMEHHGAALHLLTKDETLVDQIKQDFTLAKINDKTRAMLDYAVKLTDSPHLVMDEDVNELRSAGCSDREILDICQITSYFNFVNRMAEGLGVKLEGE, encoded by the coding sequence ATGGAATCAAGGATTGAAATGATTGAGTATGAAGAATCTGAAGGAAAACTTAGAGAATTATATGATAAGTTCAATGGTAAAATGGCGAATATTTTAAAAGTGCATTCCCTTAATCCAAAATCACTTGAAGCTCATTTAGAATATTACAAAGTGATTATGTTTGGTAAATCACCTCTGAAAAGGTCCACACGGGAAATGATCGCTACCGTTGTTTCCTCTAAGAATGATTGTTTTTATTGAATGGAACATCATGGGGCGGCGCTCCATTTGTTAACGAAAGATGAAACACTTGTGGATCAAATAAAACAAGATTTTACCCTTGCTAAGATTAATGACAAAACAAGAGCGATGCTTGATTATGCTGTGAAATTAACAGATTCTCCTCATTTAGTAATGGATGAAGATGTTAACGAGCTGCGTAGTGCAGGATGTTCAGATAGAGAAATTCTAGATATTTGTCAAATCACATCTTATTTTAATTTTGTGAATCGTATGGCTGAAGGATTAGGTGTTAAACTTGAAGGCGAATAA
- a CDS encoding cation diffusion facilitator family transporter yields the protein MGHNHDHGHDHTHGANKKALMISFIITTVYMVIEAVGGFITNSLALLSDAGHMLSDSVSLGVGLLAFVVGEKAANYSKTYGYKRFEILAALFNGVTLVLIAFYIFYEAYKRFVNPPEVASTGMLIIAILGMIMNIVVAWILLRGDTEENLNLRAAFLHVLGDLLGSIGAVVAALLIMYLGWGWADPLASVIVAFLIMISGGRVVRESIHVLMEGTPKNIDVDEIIETIQSIPEIKSIHDLHIWCITSGKNALSCHAVVQNGLSFDESQSLLRTIEHDLQHKEIGHVTIQLENEDHPHDGSITCQHIDEDPHDHDHS from the coding sequence ATGGGACATAATCACGATCACGGCCATGATCATACACATGGAGCCAACAAAAAAGCACTCATGATCAGTTTTATTATTACGACAGTCTATATGGTTATTGAAGCTGTAGGTGGGTTTATTACCAACAGTCTTGCTCTATTATCTGATGCTGGGCACATGTTGAGTGATTCAGTTTCACTAGGTGTAGGATTGCTAGCTTTTGTGGTGGGGGAAAAAGCAGCGAACTACAGTAAAACGTATGGGTATAAACGTTTTGAGATTTTAGCTGCATTATTTAATGGTGTAACGCTTGTACTCATTGCATTCTACATTTTTTATGAAGCATACAAACGATTTGTGAACCCTCCTGAGGTTGCGTCTACTGGTATGCTTATCATTGCGATTTTGGGAATGATCATGAATATAGTAGTAGCATGGATTCTGTTAAGAGGGGATACTGAAGAAAACTTGAACTTGCGAGCAGCTTTTCTACACGTACTTGGGGACCTACTAGGTTCTATTGGAGCTGTCGTTGCAGCATTGCTTATCATGTATTTAGGTTGGGGATGGGCCGATCCACTAGCGAGTGTCATCGTAGCCTTCTTAATCATGATTAGCGGTGGACGTGTTGTACGAGAGTCTATTCACGTTCTTATGGAAGGCACGCCTAAAAATATTGATGTAGATGAGATTATTGAAACCATTCAAAGCATACCAGAAATTAAAAGCATCCATGATCTCCACATTTGGTGTATTACGAGTGGGAAGAATGCTTTATCTTGTCATGCTGTTGTCCAAAATGGTCTTTCTTTTGATGAATCACAAAGTCTCTTACGTACAATCGAGCATGACTTGCAACATAAGGAGATCGGCCACGTAACGATTCAACTTGAAAACGAAGACCATCCTCATGATGGCTCGATCACTTGTCAGCATATTGATGAAGATCCGCATGATCACGATCATTCATGA
- the ftsX gene encoding permease-like cell division protein FtsX — protein MKFRTAGRHVREGGKNIYRNGWMTLASVGAVTTTLLLVGVFIVIMMNLNQIATNVEKDVEIKVLVDRTATEEQINTLEQNIESIPEVASVNFSPKEDELNSLIESMGEEGKAWALFEQENPLNDAFVVKAENPTETSIVADQIKEMKNIDNVTYGEKVVEKLLKVTKYARYIGLAIIVGLVFTAIFLISNTIKLTIMNRSKEIGIMKLVGATNSFIRWPFFIEGMLLGILGSLVPIGITVGAYYYLYNNLRSQIQLPFVEFLPFNPFAWQIAGILLAIGAFIGIWGSVMSVRKFLKV, from the coding sequence ATGAAGTTTAGAACAGCAGGAAGACATGTCCGTGAGGGTGGAAAAAACATCTATCGTAACGGTTGGATGACGCTAGCATCTGTCGGTGCCGTTACCACGACATTATTGCTTGTCGGTGTATTCATCGTAATCATGATGAACTTAAACCAAATTGCAACCAATGTTGAAAAGGATGTAGAGATTAAGGTATTAGTAGATCGTACAGCAACTGAAGAGCAAATCAATACGCTTGAGCAAAACATTGAAAGTATACCCGAAGTAGCCTCTGTGAATTTTTCACCTAAAGAAGATGAGCTTAATAGTTTAATTGAAAGTATGGGAGAAGAAGGAAAAGCCTGGGCGCTTTTTGAACAAGAAAACCCTCTAAATGATGCTTTCGTCGTTAAAGCAGAGAACCCAACAGAAACTTCTATCGTAGCAGATCAAATTAAAGAGATGAAAAACATCGATAATGTAACTTATGGTGAAAAAGTGGTTGAAAAACTTCTGAAAGTCACCAAGTATGCGCGTTATATTGGATTAGCGATCATAGTAGGGTTAGTATTTACTGCTATTTTCCTCATTTCCAACACAATTAAACTTACAATCATGAACCGAAGCAAAGAAATTGGAATCATGAAGCTTGTAGGTGCAACCAACAGCTTTATTCGTTGGCCATTCTTTATTGAAGGAATGTTATTAGGAATATTAGGGTCTCTCGTTCCAATTGGAATCACAGTAGGGGCATATTATTACCTTTACAACAACCTTAGATCACAGATTCAATTACCATTTGTTGAATTCCTACCGTTCAATCCATTTGCATGGCAAATTGCAGGAATACTACTCGCCATCGGAGCCTTTATCGGTATCTGGGGCAGTGTTATGAGCGTAAGGAAGTTCTTAAAAGTTTAG
- a CDS encoding phospholipase: MPFKFCIFPGYKYCGPGCSGPGAPVNAVDAACKAHDECYRFFGPSCHCDQVFLSRLYELQNPNTEEGRHARVLYNYMKLQTLFTC; the protein is encoded by the coding sequence TTGCCTTTTAAATTTTGCATTTTTCCAGGATATAAATATTGTGGGCCCGGATGCAGTGGTCCAGGTGCACCTGTCAATGCTGTAGATGCAGCATGTAAAGCTCATGATGAGTGTTACAGATTTTTTGGACCTTCTTGTCATTGTGATCAAGTATTTTTAAGTAGATTATATGAACTTCAAAATCCTAATACTGAGGAAGGGCGTCACGCTAGAGTCCTCTATAACTATATGAAACTTCAAACCCTGTTTACATGTTAA
- a CDS encoding metalloregulator ArsR/SmtB family transcription factor, whose product MKSDESNEFNEEQNEINDLDEETLFVVSQTFKALSDPTRIRILHLLCTREQSVNQIAETLNLRQSTVSHQLRFLKNLRLVKYRREGTTLFYSNDDEHVMGILSQTINHALHH is encoded by the coding sequence ATGAAGTCTGATGAATCCAATGAATTTAATGAAGAACAAAATGAGATCAATGACCTTGATGAAGAAACGCTTTTTGTGGTTTCTCAAACCTTTAAAGCTCTCTCAGATCCCACGCGCATCCGGATTTTACATTTACTTTGCACAAGAGAGCAATCCGTTAACCAGATTGCTGAGACATTAAACTTAAGGCAATCAACAGTATCACACCAGTTACGTTTCTTAAAAAATTTGAGACTAGTGAAATATCGTAGAGAAGGAACCACTCTTTTTTATTCAAATGATGATGAGCACGTAATGGGGATATTAAGTCAAACAATTAATCACGCATTGCACCATTAA
- a CDS encoding YitT family protein, giving the protein MPTWLRHLIEYMFVIIGSAFVATAFNIFLLPNEIASGGVAGISTILKGLFNWDPAYVQWALNIPLFISGVLILGKNFGMKSLVGTIALPFFVKLTSGIEPATDNALLAAIFGGMGVGLGLGIVFRGRASTGGVDLLAQIIHKYTHIPLGLCIAMVDGMIVLTAAIVFDVEKGLFALIGLFATSRTIDVVQVGFNRSKNVMIISQEVEKVRLGIFHEIDRGATVLSGVGGYTNEDRNIIMCVVEQSEFTKLTQTVKRIDPSAFVIAMDAAEVLGEGFKNG; this is encoded by the coding sequence ATGCCTACGTGGCTAAGGCATTTAATTGAATATATGTTCGTTATTATTGGTTCCGCTTTTGTTGCGACTGCATTTAATATTTTCTTACTTCCTAATGAAATTGCCTCTGGCGGAGTAGCGGGTATCAGTACGATCCTTAAAGGGCTTTTTAACTGGGATCCAGCTTATGTCCAGTGGGCCCTGAACATCCCGCTTTTCATATCGGGGGTACTGATACTAGGTAAAAACTTCGGCATGAAATCACTTGTAGGTACGATTGCTCTCCCGTTCTTCGTAAAACTCACAAGCGGAATTGAGCCGGCTACTGACAATGCGCTATTAGCTGCGATTTTTGGTGGTATGGGTGTTGGTCTTGGGCTAGGCATCGTGTTCAGAGGTCGTGCTTCTACAGGTGGTGTCGACCTTCTAGCGCAAATCATTCATAAATACACACATATTCCACTTGGATTATGTATTGCTATGGTTGATGGCATGATTGTACTTACAGCAGCAATTGTCTTCGATGTAGAAAAAGGTCTGTTTGCATTAATTGGACTGTTTGCAACAAGTCGTACAATTGATGTTGTTCAAGTCGGTTTTAACAGATCGAAAAATGTCATGATTATTTCACAAGAGGTTGAGAAAGTGAGATTGGGAATATTTCATGAAATCGATCGAGGTGCTACGGTTTTAAGTGGTGTCGGTGGATACACAAATGAAGATCGCAATATTATTATGTGTGTTGTCGAACAGAGTGAATTCACCAAATTGACACAAACCGTCAAAAGGATTGATCCTAGTGCGTTCGTCATAGCTATGGATGCTGCAGAGGTTCTAGGAGAGGGTTTTAAAAACGGCTAA